Genomic segment of Apium graveolens cultivar Ventura chromosome 7, ASM990537v1, whole genome shotgun sequence:
acccaatactcttttaCGGTTGTTTCTTCATCCTTCTCCTTCTCTCCTTCTTCTAGGGTTACTATCTCCTGCCCCCTGACTTCTTGGTCATTGATGGTGCATTCGACCACGAAGTCTGCTAAGGCCTGAGCCTTAATGGCCGCTCGAGGCTTATACTTGATATCAAAGTCTCCTAACTCAATTGCccacttgatgagccttccaCTGGCCTTCGGGCTATGAAGAATATTCCTCAAGGGTTGGTCCGTCAGGGCTTCGATCTTGTGAGTCTGGAAGTATGGTCTTAACTTTCTCGATACTGTAATGAGAGCAAGTGCAAACTTCTCCGTGGTGGAGTAATTCAACTCTGCTCCATGGAGCACCTTGCTCACATAGTATATAGGCTTATGGAGCTTCTGCTCTTCCTTCACGAGGACTGCACTCATGGCTTGTTCAGATACCGTGAGGTACAAGTAAAGAATGTCCTCCGGACTTGGtttagccaacaacggggcttcGATCATGTACTTCTTTAGTTTTTCAAAGGCTTCTTGGCTCTCAGTTGTCCATTCAAAGTCcttcaccttcttaagggttttgaaaaagggcaggcatttgtctccagacttggagatgaacctccccAGAGCTGCAATTTTCCCTATTAGCTTCTGAACGTCCTTGATGAAGTgtggtggctccatgtctaggatgGCTTTGATCTTGTCGGGATTGGCATCTATCCCCCTCTTAGAGACCATGTgacccaaaaaatttccagacccaACGCCAAAAGCACACTTGGCTTGGTTTAACATCATATTGTGGTGCCTTAACACTTCAAATGCCTCTCTGAGGTGACTAATATGATCGGCCTTGCTTAGGCTTTttactaacatgtcatcaacatagacctccatggtcttccTAATTAGATGGGCAAATATCTTGTTTACCAGTCTTTGgtaagtagctcctgcattcttaagtccaaaagaCATAACAAGATAACAGAATACACCAAAGTCAGTTATAAAAGATACCTTAGGGGTGTCATCCCTATGCATTCTGATTTAATTGTAACCACTGAAGCCATCCATGAAGCTTAgtatctcatgtccagcagtggcatcgaTCAGGGTATAAATCCTTGGTAAGGGGTAACAGTCTATGGGACAAGCATCATTCAAATCAGTGAAGTCaatgcacatcctccactttccattggccttcttgaCCATTACGGGGTTAGCCAACCATTAAAGGAATTCCACTTCCTCAATAAATCCAGATGCTAAAAGCTTCTAGACCTCCTGCTTAATGGCTTCCAGCCTatcaggggcataagttctcttctttTGCTTTATAGCCTTTCGAGTTGGATCAACGTTCAACCTATGAGTTATAAGGTTTGGGCCAATCCCAAGCATATCAGCTGCTGTCCAAGCAAATACATCATTGTTTTCCTGGAGGAAAGTTGTCATTCGGCCCTTCAAGGGCTTGTCCAGAGATGCCCCCATGTACGTGACCTTCTCCGGGTCTAAGGGGTCTAAAGGAATTGGGACCAAGTCCTCGGCTGGCTTTCCTCGCAgttcgtcattttctcggacatccatgtcttctatgggAAGGACTTGCCCCATGTTCCATCGGGCCTAAGTGCTGCAACATAGCAAATGCGGGCCATCTTCTGATCTCCCCTTGCTTCTCCAGGACCATTCCTAGTTGGGAACTTTAATACCATGTGGTAGGTTGAGGGTACAGCCTTAAAAGCATGGATCCCCGTTctacccatgatagcattgtaggTAGAGGCTTCCTTGACAACCTGAAAGTTCAACATCTGCGTGGCTTCCCTGGGCTCTTCCCCAATAGTTACGGGAAGTTGTATTGCTCCTTCGACTTTGCATTCCACATGGTTAAACCCGTAGATTGGTGCGTTGGACGGAGTTAGCTGAGAATCATTGTAGCCCATCCTTATGAATATGTCATGGAACAGAATGTCTATGGAAGCTCCATTGTCTACTAGGACCCTCATAACAGGGCAATTTCCAACTATCGGAGTGATAACCAGAGGATCATcctgaggaaatttcaaaccttcaaggtctggGTCACCAAATTTAAGTGTTATCTCTGACTTAGAACGCTTAGATGGCTCTCCAACTATGCTCATCATTTCCCTTGCATAAGCTTTTCGGGAGTTCCTTATAGTACCAGCTGCTGTAGGTCCTCCTGAGATCATATTGATTACTGGCCCTTTGGGCTGTGGGTTACGATCTCTCTCATTACCCCTTCGATCGTCATCTCTTcgatcattatctctcttttAGCCTCTGgcctcttcacccttggtgaaacgTCCAAACTTTCCCCTTCGAATTAGATTCTCAATCTCATCCTTAAGTTGCCTACAATCATTGGTATCATGACCGACATCCTTATGAAACCTAAAGTACCGACTCTTGTCTTTTTTCtcggggtctccccttagtggcttcggccATTTGAAGTCCTTATCCTTCTCAATTTTCATAAGGATTTGGCTCATTGGAGCATTCAACCTTGCATATTCAGCGAACCTTGGTTGttgattcttcttagaagaggagGAGTCAGAGTTTTTGCCAATTCGTGGATACTTGTCCTTGTCATCATACTCCTGATCCATCTTCCGCTTCTTGTTCCCAGTAGGTTCGTTATTCACAGCTatcttcttcatactttcctccACCTTAATATATTTCCCAGCTCTATCCTAGAGCTGCAGCATGCTTTCGGGAGGGCGCTTAGCCAAGGACATTTAAAGAACTCATCTCTAATCCCCTGCTATAGGGCTATCATATCTACTTTATCATCAAGATCAGGGACCTTTAAAGCCTCCTTCATACATTGGTTCAGATACTCTCTTagggactcctttgctccttggaCTATACCCATGAGAGATGTTAAGCTCTTCTCGTGCACGCTGCCACTTATGAACAGCTTGATAAAGAttcaatagagtttgggggcagacggctgtaccacctttgagccatgcccgatagggtttgagggaacgcccgacacttaatagcgtcattcacggaCTGTAACAACAGGGCATTAGAGaacgtcctaacatgattagcggggtcgcCAATACCATcgtatgctttgatggtgggcatcttgaacttccttgagatacgaacattcattatctcatcagtaaatggtgggtttggatcatcaggatcacCTAGGGGtataagatcacttggatcagcccttggggtAGCTGCCtttcttggtattggaccatctaggtctatgattggaggaggatttttCCGTCTTGGAATAAGTGGGGTCTTGGGCTAGATGTGTCTCCAGGTCtcgcttcagcctttggatctctgcttcatgagccctgatcctctcttgaacatcttggggattcatcccttgagcGCTCCTGGAGCGTTGTTCAGTGTCAGCCATCGGTCCCTTgtcagcacgcctccttcttagAGCAACATCATCATCTGACGACtcggagtctctttcag
This window contains:
- the LOC141674578 gene encoding uncharacterized protein LOC141674578 yields the protein MISGGPTAAGTIRNSRKAYAREMMSIVGEPSKRSKSEITLKFGDPDLEGLKFPQDDPLVITPIVGNCPVMRVLVDNGASIDILFHDIFIRMGYNDSQLTPSNAPIYGFNHVECKVEGAIQLPVTIGEEPREATQMLNFQVVKEASTYNAIMGRTGIHAFKAVPSTYHMVLKFPTRNGPGEARGDQKMARICYVAALRPDGTWGKSFP
- the LOC141674577 gene encoding uncharacterized protein LOC141674577 codes for the protein MDVRENDELRGKPAEDLVPIPLDPLDPEKVTYMGASLDKPLKGRMTTFLQENNDVFAWTAADMLGIGPNLITHRLNVDPTRKAIKQKKRTYAPDRLEAIKQENAGATYQRLVNKIFAHLIRKTMEVYVDDMLVKSLSKADHISHLREAFEVLRHHNMMLNQAKCAFGVGSGNFLGHMVKDFEWTTESQEAFEKLKKYMIEAPLLAKPSPEDILYLYLTVSEQAMSAVLVKEEQKLHKPIYYVSKVLHGAELNYSTTEKFALALITVSRKLRPYFQTHKIEALTDQPLRNILHSPKASGRLIKWAIELGDFDIKYKPRAAIKAQALADFVVECTINDQEVRGQEIVTLEEGEKEKDEETTVKEYWVLHFDGASKIKSSGTGLVLQSPDGFIIEYTLKLDFPTTNNEAEYEALIVGLGLARAVMAKNLKVCGDSRLVVAQVNGEFEAKDDTMAKYLRVVKGILT